The proteins below are encoded in one region of Triticum aestivum cultivar Chinese Spring chromosome 1B, IWGSC CS RefSeq v2.1, whole genome shotgun sequence:
- the LOC123099003 gene encoding uncharacterized protein, producing MEADKKPRLPRSPWSDLPLDIGGLVFSRLPRYADRTAFALVCPQWRDAARQQVLTLPLPVLALPDGTFYSIFYPKLYSFPGCGFAGYESVCGSWLVFPRDDGCFLVNPFSRASFMLPALSSVRLRPPNAVAKWSLEDGSQVADPYTTWMHINTSEKLHISKLLLCSPNLVAALVGTGHTSQILMCQPGASSWSVRAYDQCKGFEDMAFYQGKLYAIANDENLLVVNISQDHSTGDPQVSRIRQIIKGEPWYPAVSEDNTMCCKKLYLVESHGVLLMARRAILCRVPGPGAVPSEVVPGMSGFEVFKADLEHSQWVKVSTVGDDQLLFLGRRCSRAMSVSQYGLPGDYILFLDDDEENRMDYCYDRENTSFGAYKMGSDGVLFPHPYISWKLCDEMRLAAWLFPRDR from the coding sequence ATGGAAGCAGACAAGAAACCGCGCTTGCCCCGGTCACCGTGGTCAGACCTCCCGCTGGACATAGGAGGCCTGGTGTTCAGCCGGCTCCCCCGGTACGCTGACCGCACCGCCTTTGCTCTGGTGTGCCCGCAGTGGCGTGACGCCGCGAGGCAGCAGGTCCTGACCCTGCCACTGCCGGTGCTCGCGCTCCCAGACGGCACCTTCTACAGCATCTTCTACCCTAAGCTCTATTCCTTCCCTGGCTGCGGTTTCGCGGGGTACGAGAGTGTCTGTGGCAGCTGGCTCGTCTTCCCACGTGACGACGGCTGCTTCCTGGTCAATCCCTTCTCCAGGGCCAGCTTCATGCTCCCTGCTCTCTCCAGTGTCCGACTCCGGCCTCCAAATGCAGTCGCTAAGTGGTCACTCGAGGATGGGTCACAAGTTGCTGACCCTTACACCACATGGATGCATATCAATACATCGGAAAAGCTGCACATAAGTAAGCTACTCCTGTGCTCGCCAAACCTTGTTGCTGCACTGGTTGGCACTGGACACACCAGCCAGATTCTAATGTGCCAGCCAGGGGCCTCGTCGTGGTCAGTACGTGCTTACGATCAGTGTAAGGGGTTCGAAGACATGGCATTCTACCAGGGCAAGCTCTACGCCATTGCCAATGACGAGAACCTCCTTGTGGTGAACATCAGCCAGGACCATAGCACCGGCGATCCACAGGTTTCTCGGATTAGACAAATCATCAAGGGTGAGCCATGGTATCCAGCTGTGTCCGAGGACAACACTATGTGCTGCAAGAAGCTTTACCTGGTTGAATCGCATGGGGTGTTGCTGATGGCACGAAGGGCGATCTTGTGCCGGGTACCTGGACCTGGAGCAGTGCCCAGTGAAGTAGTTCCTGGAATGAGCGGGTTTGAGGTTTTCAAGGCCGACCTTGAGCATTCACAGTGGGTCAAGGTGTCGACCGTGGGGGATGACCAACTGCTGTTTCTAGGGCGAAGGTGCTCCAGGGCCATGTCTGTGTCTCAGTACGGGTTGCCCGGTGATTATATCCTCTTcttggatgatgatgaggagaaTCGTATGGACTATTGCTACGACAGGGAGAACACTTCTTTCGGCGCCTATAAAATGGGATCCGACGGTGTCCTTTTCCCTCATCCCTATATTTCCTGGAAGCTTTGCGATGAGATGCGTCTGGCTGCATGGCTCTTCCCCCGGGACCGATGA